From the genome of Primulina huaijiensis isolate GDHJ02 chromosome 11, ASM1229523v2, whole genome shotgun sequence:
ATGTATGCTGCACCTCTCGCTGCTATGGTAATATCTACTAAATATATTTTGccaaatattacaattttatatttcagaatataaaaattttaaaagggaAATCATAAAATCGTTATTTTAAGTCGACCTGAATAATTTTGGTAATCTAATTAGTTAATTTGTCAAATAGTATGATTTTCATCGGAGCACTGACATGACTTTCAACGTAATGTTAGTAATTGGTGAGCAAATGTGCAAgaacaaaaatcaatttattacattaagattaattaaattttaattaattagattaccAAAACTCTACCTGGACCAATTTAAAGAATGATTTTTGGACTGTTTCTCTAATTTTTAATGATAGCAtgtaaattacattttttttatttgatcaaataaaaaaataatactttttcgttGATAACTTATATAAAATATCTACTTCATAAAATTAacccgtgataccgtctcacatgaatttttgtattgCAGAAAACGGTAATTCAAATGAAAAGCGTGAAGTACATGCCTTTTTTCCTCTCTTTCTTCCAATTTCTCAACGGTGGGATATGGTCTGCCTATGCGGTACTCATTAAAGATTTCTATATAGGGGTAAGCTTACTTAATTTTACCCTATCATTTATTACTATTAATTCACCGAGAGAAAATTCGTTGTCTTTTCgttgaaatattttttctttacctgaaatttattttaaacttttaataattatttttcgaattatttaaaaataaatccaaaagttatcgttttttttttattttttttaattaatatgtctTTTTAGCAGTAATAAATTTCTAGTTTATGTTACTATATATAGTAGTCTAACTAAGTGTGAGATTCTTAAATAATTTATGTCCTATTCTtctaaaacataattaaatattacttagACTAATGTGATATATAGATTGCATTAGCATGTTCTAAAGTTCAAAGGGCATCATATTTTGGCAAGTCTAGCTTTTTACTTGCCTAACTAAATTTAATGTTCCTTTTGATTCAAACCAAACAATTTGGTGCAAAATGTACATTCTTAACATCTTTATTTGGGACTTAGTCAAATTTTGCCCCACTTTTTATGTACCAATGATGGAGGTAGTGGGTAATTTTGTAGAATATAGTCAAATTTTTGCCCATTTTTTTACTCCAATGATGGATTAGCACTTAGAAAGGGGATAATTGTAGATGATTTCTCTATGTATATCCACTATTAAAattatgcattttttttttcaaacttgaATTTCAAATGGGCCCCAAATCAGATATATCTAGAATCCATAATAATTATGAGTGACTGTACTTAGATTTATATGGCTTGAATTTGAGATTTAATAATTAGTGCAAAATATTTTGACAATCCAAATAATGTATATATTTGGTgtaacaaaatatatacatttttcGGATGGTCAAAATATGATGATGGTATTAttgcatttattaaaaaaacattgtaaaagaatttttttaaaaacagatGAAATTGACAGTTTTTtttaagaaggaaaaaaatttattaactaCTAGTGCACCGCCGCACGCAcctgtacaatattttttataattaatttggttTATGTTTAAATgaagattaaaatataattataagatatAGTGAGGGACTAcactataattttgatatataaattaaaaactaaatagaaaaaagaaaagaaaaaaacctACGTAGAAATCGAACTTACAACTTAATGTATAGGAAACACGAACTCTATCCGCTAAGTTGCATGTTATTTACgttaaattttaacattttattattatatataattattaaaacagaccatgacactAAAAATTAGTTACTGTAATggtctcaaatttaataatatagtatagattaaATTTTGCTTTTGTTATAATGTTTGGATACCATACCGTGCAGGTACCAAATGGGATTGGATTTTTGTTGGGCTCGGCCCAATTAATATTGTACGCAATCTATAAGAACAAGTCGATTGAGGATCCAACGGAAGAAGAAGGGTCGGCCCATTTATTCGAAGGGGTCATTCAAATGCATGATTTCAATGAAAGCATGAAAAATCGAAGCCTCAGCAAAGGAAAGAGCCTTCCGAAGCCATCCGTTGctcgacaatacaatcaaaatattaCTAAGACAAGTTCTATGAGCCCTTATGAGTTGGAAGTATTAAAAGAAAGAGACATCGAGAAAGGTTTTCAAGAAATCCATTGATATATAATCGTGTTTTAGCGATATCTAAATTATTCGAACATTAGAAGGCTTCTCTAAATTTCTAACATATGGCGGGGCGATTTTGTTTTCCTTATTTTTGGATCGATGTATTCTAATTATGAAATACATCGAGATTTCGATATTCTAGATCATAGGAAGACTTGCACTCTCAATTTACATAGCACAGATGTTTGTTGACATTGTTGTTTATACACGCAAAGATGTGCAAAAGACTGGTACGATAATGTGAAGCACATGTTTGGTTTTGGTTATGGAGTATCTAATTAATCGAATGTGTAAGAAATTATACATGTAGTTCATATAAATCAATANCAGATCATTAAATGTGACTTTCGTTTCAGTTGTTAGCCGATTGATCAATCTTATGTATAACCATGGTATCAAGCGGCGAGGACATCAACGACAcgctcacccgtcaactgagccttggccttatatatcatcatatcttttcgtattcatattcgtattagtcataaTCAGGTCACCTCATTCAATCTTTTCATCATATCCATCgcttataaaaatatatacataatatcatttttttaaaccaagcatgcaacacgtcttttagctTTATCGTTttccatcataaaattccataatatttcaaaataaacattttaacattcattacagcattcaggacactgtcaaGACGTTTAacaattttcaggtgtaaaatgatcgttttgcccctAAAACCCTATTTTCTCAAATTACCCTTGGACCTTAAAATGACGCCCCAGATctatccaaacttaacataacaccttaaataCACCCACAAAcattttttagacgtaaacttaagcttcACGACTAATTTCCTAATTCGTTTTACAACTTGAACGTACGTCCACATTTTAACCATATTGACTCGAAATTTAACCAAActttccattttttttcttacttttatttttcatccTCTATCATATTCTTTATTTCTCTCCTCCCCCTTCCTTGTATATTTCTGcatatatgattgcatgatttcTCAAATAACACTCAGGTGAAGCCAACTTCTTAGGAGGTGTTGCTTCTGTGAAGAGTGTGAAGGGATTTAATCCTGAGATGGCAAAGAATAGattttttgagatatacctgGATAAGGTATCAAACAATAACTTTGCATGATTCCTATTTATGTTTTTTGTAAAATCCAATATAGTTCACAATGTTGTTCCCTTTTTTTGGGTATGCAAAGCCAAATTCTGGCATAGGTTTTCTGGGTGCCTATGAACTTCTAATACAGGTATTATGATCAACAAATACGTTGGTtgctgttttctttgaattttaagTAATTGTATGATGAACAACAGTGTAAAGACCGTGGACTTAAAGTTGCCGTGGCATCTAGTGCTGATCGTATAAAGGTCTATGCTAATTTAGCAGCTGCTGGTTTGCAGTTGTCCATGTAAGTTTATTTGTATCCATCTCACCGTTATTATAAAGTCTCAGTTTTCAGTATGTCATCTATTTTTTTGAGGTTTCATTACTTGTTATGATTAGATACGCATATGTGCCCATATATTTTGTGAAACTGTATCATATAATTTAAAAGCATTCTTCAGCTTCTTTACTGCTTAGCAGACCTTGTGATGCTGTGTGTAGTGATTATAATGAACAACTCACACAAGAAATCACAGGATAACACAATAGCCTACATCCACTTCGACCCTTAGATCGTTGCACTATCACCGATCCGAAGAGAAACTTACAGGTTGTTTTTCCCCAAACCACCACACACACTCAAGAGTAAAAGATACAAGATTACACTGGAGATGTTCTACTCAATAATAGCTTCTAGACTGCTACTCTCACACAAGAAGGAATACACGAAGGATCAAAACTAATCTTCTTATCATCTGCCAACTATATGTACTTATATGTGTGTAGGTGAATATGTCATTCATCCAAGTCTTCACGTTCAAACCCATACTTCTGTTATGACTGGTAGCTTGCGGTTGTTGAGTCTTGATCTCCTACACCAATTCATTTCCCTTGTACATTTATCTGATTGTGTTTAACCAACCTTGACTCTGTGGGCAGGTGTGAGCATAGGTGAACCAACATTACATTGTGATAATCAATGTAGCCTATCTTGGCATACTATTATTACTTCTCTTTTCAAGAAAATCCGTAATGCGTGTTAGCTATCCACTATTTGATTGTCACTGTTTCATGAGTTCATCATAATTTAGATCTGGAAGAGAAAATTTTCATCTGTAATTACAAAACATGACTCACTAACCAGAGAAAAGGTCTTAATTTATTTGGATTCGTATGTTTGTGATGAACGTGTCCTGAAACTAAAGTTAAGATTGTTCTCCTCTTGAAAAATTAAACCAATTTTGGATATATTACTATATATTTAgtagttttgaaaaattaaagtgTACCTTTTATTTTGCTATAAATTGTTAGATTGTTCTTTCAATTAATCGCTCTGGAGTCTTCTTTTCGTGGTGATGGTATTGACTAGAAAAGGTGCTGTTGAGTTCTTAGGATTCTTTTGTGTTGTGGTGGAATCTCACGTTACGAATCTCAAGCATATTATGTTTGAAAGCTCTTTAGCAAGCCACTAATCTCATTCAGGGGCAAAGCAATCTCTTTAGTTGACCAATAACATCTCTGGCATTTCAAAAGATTTTCTGGTAATCATATAATTTCCTTTTTGTTAGATATCAGCGCACGCTTAGGGCCCGTTGAGtatcaaaagttttttttattaaaaaagtaCTTTTTTAAGTTGGCttttaaaagtgtttttttaagtaaaagttgTGTTAATATTGTGTTTGGATGAATAGATAAAAAGcactttttaaattaataaatgtgTTTGTATACATATCATTAAAGTACTTTTTTAActcattaatttatatatatatattttataacggATTTCTAAACAAGTGTgatgtataaatataaataattaaatccataccaaaacaataaaatattgaaatcttaAAAACCATAAAAACAATTGTTAATAACAATGGTTAATGTTTACATTctactttaatttatttaaataaaaactaatagTTCACTGTCGACCTTGTATTGGCAGTGAATTTCTTATGTCATCtctcaattctttcatttccgtAATATTTTCTTGTGTTGGCTCTTGCCATCTCGTACCTCTGTCAtggacataaacattttcaccaTCTTGCTCGCTTTCTTGTAAATCATCAATATTTTCGAGTTGTTCAAGAATATCTCCAGCCGCATCGTATCGCCTTATGAAATTGTGTAAAGCAAAACATGCcactataattttaaattgagTATCTAGACAAAATGTGGGCATATTTTGTAATACCTTCCATCGTGCTTTGCACACTCCAAATGTTCTTTCAATAACCGTCCTTAAACTGGAATGATGATAATTAAATACTTCATTTTTTGATCTGAACTTTGGAGCTAATCGAAATTGAGGTAAATGATATCTAGTATCTTTATACGGTCCCATAAAGCCTTTGAAAGTAGGATAACCTGCATCAACTAAATAATATTTACctgtaaaaaataatagttaaagtgtaaatatttatctaacaattatttaaaaaacatataagatatattaatatcaaactTTCAGGTGGGAGTGGAAAATGCAATCTCTCTCTGCGCATAGcctctttaaaaattttagaatcATGAGCAGAACCTTCCCAACCAGCCCATAGAAAAGTAAAGCACATGTCGAAGTCGCATACAGCCATAACATTTGTTGAAGTATACCTTTTTCTTCCAATGAAATCTATTTGCTTGCTAGGCGGAACACGAATGTATATATGTGTGCCATCAATAGCCCCTATACAATCTTTAAAATAAGTCCAATATCTTTTGTCATATTATACAATTATAAATATTCTAATTGCAAAAAAATGGAATAAGCAAATACTTTCCCCTTCCTGACTTCCTGGATTAATCGGATCATTGACCAAATTGTAACATAATTATCTAATTCACAATACGTAATACAGACGTAAATAAATAGGGAGTGTAGATTCTGCAGCAAAAAGAAAGCAGAAAAAAATGAACCAACAAAAACCTcgacggaaaaaaaaaattgtaccttGTAGAAGAATGGAGAAAAGATTGAGAGGAGGCTACTGGTGGATGTTGTTTTTTAGGTTATTAAAAAAGCTAGTGAAAAAAGCTCTAAAATAGGGCTTTTAAAAAAAGCTCTAATTTCAACTTAAATAAGTGTTTTTTAAGCACTAGAAGCCCACCCAAacaagttaaaaattaaaaaaacacttttttaATTGTAGCTTCTTATACCAAACGAGCTCTTAATTGGAAACGTAGTTGCTgatttgaatttttatgaatCAAATGCAATTGACCATGGAAAT
Proteins encoded in this window:
- the LOC140987338 gene encoding bidirectional sugar transporter SWEET16-like — protein: MANLSFILGIIGNVVSILMFASPMKTFKQIVKKKSTENYKGVPYITTLLSTSLWSYYGLLKSGGLLIVTVNGAGAALHVIYVTLFLFYASNIIKIKYMKLVAAINIGFLGAVILVTQLAFHGSLRLTLIGILCAALTIGMYAAPLAAMKTVIQMKSVKYMPFFLSFFQFLNGGIWSAYAVLIKDFYIGVPNGIGFLLGSAQLILYAIYKNKSIEDPTEEEGSAHLFEGVIQMHDFNESMKNRSLSKGKSLPKPSVARQYNQNITKTSSMSPYELEVLKERDIEKGFQEIH